The DNA segment AGATACTGCTTGATCAAATTTGAATTCGATATTTAATTACTCCCAGGATTTAAAATAATATCTATACCCACTATCTGAGGCGGTATGCTTTTAGAACTACAACAGATTATCGTCAAACCAGGACAAGAAATGTTGCTACAAGATATTAGTTGGCAGCAGTTAGAGAATATTTTGGCAGAAATGGGAGAAAAACGTGCAGCACGTATTTCTTATAGTGATGGTTGGTTAGAAATTATGGTTCCTTTACCTGAACACGAAAAAGATAAAGAATATATTGGTGATTTAGTGAAAATTTTGCTAGAAACACTCCAAATTGATTTTGAACCTTTTGGTTCCACAACACTTAAAAATGAACGAATGCGGCAAGCAGTGGAACCAGATACTTGTTTTTATATTCACAACCAAGCTGCTGTAATTGGTAAAAATCGACTTGATTTAACTGTAGACCCACCACCAGATTTAGCAATTGAAATTGATATTACTTCCCGGACTCGATTTGATAACTATGAGATTTTGGGAGTTCCTGAACTATGGCGATATACAAAACAAGGTTTAGAAATTTCTGTGCTACAGAAAGGAAAGTATATCAAAGTTCTATCTAGTCCTAATTTTCCTAATATCCCAATTGTTGAATTAATTAATGAGTATGTTCAGCAATGTTTAACTATTGGCAGAAGTCAAGCTATGCGTAATTTTAGAACTTGGGTCAAGAATAATTTATAATAATTTTTGATTTATACATTTTAATTACAAGTAAACTAATCCTTAATCGGCACAAACTCATAGTTATTAGTGCCAGGTTTTTGTTGAATTTGGACTAAGAACATGGGATTATCTACGCGATCGCCTGATGGTGAAAACTGAATTTTTCCTGTTGCACCATCGATGGCAAAATCTGAATCTCTCAGTGACTGTTTTA comes from the Nodularia sp. NIES-3585 genome and includes:
- a CDS encoding Uma2 family endonuclease encodes the protein MLLELQQIIVKPGQEMLLQDISWQQLENILAEMGEKRAARISYSDGWLEIMVPLPEHEKDKEYIGDLVKILLETLQIDFEPFGSTTLKNERMRQAVEPDTCFYIHNQAAVIGKNRLDLTVDPPPDLAIEIDITSRTRFDNYEILGVPELWRYTKQGLEISVLQKGKYIKVLSSPNFPNIPIVELINEYVQQCLTIGRSQAMRNFRTWVKNNL